From Verrucomicrobiia bacterium, the proteins below share one genomic window:
- the rpiB gene encoding ribose 5-phosphate isomerase B, translating to MKTILFVCTGNICRSPMAEGLFRHLTARMGDKYRTRSAGVGAADGMAPSPHSVQVLKELGIDISGLRSRSLTAEMVREADLIFGMTHGHAHAVALMYPQAVEKTFVLREFDDTLDAFEKDIADPIGGSYETYLRCRDEIEQGIFSMLKHLEQQEGAAREAGNPPVKTIALGSDHAGFELKESVKRHLSSGPYSVEDLGARSPESVDYPDYAQPVAQAVAEGRADLGILFCGTGIGVSIAANKVPGVRAALCTSEEMARLARAHNDANVLCLGGRVIGVDVARSIVDTFLRSSFEEGGRHARRVAKLEHAHTGLSATDPDITRVIAFERRRQEENIELIASENFASRAVMEAQGSVLTNKYAEGYPGRRWYGGCERVDEAEQLAIDRARLLFGAEHANVQPHSGSGANMAVYFAFLKPGDRMLTMDLSHGGHLTHGNKANFSGKFFDIVHYGVNPASERLDYDRLAALAREHSPRMITVGASAYSRQIDFAVLGEIAREVGALLLADIAHIAGLVATGLHPSPVPHADFVTTTTHKTLRGPRGGLILCRAKYAKEVDSCVFPGIQGGPLMHVIAAKAVCFHEALQPEFKTYQAQIVRNAAALADGMLRNGFRLVSGGTDNHLMLVDVGSRGLSGKDCQLALDEAGITVNKNTIPNETRSPFQASGIRLGTPAVTSRGMKEPEMAAIADMISEVLMDMKNPDTPALVRSRVRELTSRFPLPG from the coding sequence ATGAAGACCATCCTGTTCGTATGCACCGGGAACATCTGCCGCAGCCCCATGGCGGAGGGACTGTTCCGTCATTTGACCGCGCGGATGGGGGACAAGTACCGCACCCGCTCGGCCGGGGTGGGGGCTGCGGACGGCATGGCACCCAGCCCGCACTCGGTTCAGGTCCTGAAGGAACTGGGGATCGACATTTCCGGATTGCGAAGCCGGTCGCTGACCGCCGAGATGGTCCGTGAGGCGGACCTTATCTTCGGGATGACCCACGGGCACGCCCATGCGGTGGCCCTGATGTACCCGCAGGCCGTCGAGAAGACGTTCGTTCTACGTGAGTTCGACGACACCCTGGACGCCTTCGAGAAGGACATCGCCGACCCGATCGGCGGTTCTTATGAGACCTACCTTCGGTGCCGGGATGAGATCGAGCAGGGGATTTTCAGCATGTTGAAGCACCTCGAACAGCAGGAAGGCGCCGCCCGTGAGGCGGGGAATCCGCCGGTCAAGACCATCGCCCTGGGCTCGGATCATGCCGGCTTCGAGTTGAAGGAATCCGTCAAGCGGCACCTCAGCTCGGGACCCTACAGCGTCGAGGATCTCGGCGCCCGCTCGCCCGAATCCGTGGATTATCCGGATTACGCCCAGCCCGTCGCCCAGGCGGTCGCCGAAGGACGCGCCGATCTTGGCATTCTGTTCTGCGGCACCGGGATCGGAGTGAGCATTGCAGCCAACAAGGTGCCGGGCGTTCGCGCCGCCCTGTGCACCAGCGAGGAGATGGCCCGCCTCGCCAGGGCCCACAACGATGCCAACGTCCTCTGCCTGGGCGGTCGCGTCATCGGCGTGGACGTTGCCCGCTCGATCGTGGACACCTTCCTGCGCTCGTCGTTCGAGGAAGGGGGACGCCATGCCCGCCGGGTCGCCAAGCTCGAACACGCCCACACCGGGCTGTCGGCCACCGATCCGGACATCACCCGCGTCATCGCCTTCGAGCGCCGTCGGCAGGAGGAGAATATCGAGCTGATCGCCAGCGAGAACTTCGCCAGCCGCGCGGTCATGGAAGCCCAGGGATCGGTCCTGACCAACAAGTATGCGGAAGGCTACCCTGGACGTCGGTGGTACGGGGGCTGCGAGCGGGTGGACGAGGCCGAACAACTGGCGATCGACCGGGCGCGCCTCCTCTTCGGCGCGGAGCATGCCAACGTCCAGCCCCACTCGGGATCCGGCGCCAACATGGCGGTCTACTTCGCCTTCCTGAAGCCCGGCGACAGGATGCTCACCATGGACCTGTCCCATGGGGGCCACCTGACCCACGGGAACAAGGCCAATTTCTCGGGGAAATTCTTCGATATTGTCCACTACGGCGTAAACCCGGCCTCGGAACGTCTCGACTACGACCGGCTGGCGGCTCTGGCCCGCGAACATTCGCCGCGGATGATCACCGTCGGGGCCAGCGCCTACTCCCGCCAGATCGACTTCGCGGTCCTCGGCGAAATTGCCCGGGAGGTGGGCGCCCTGCTCCTGGCGGACATCGCCCACATTGCCGGTCTGGTGGCCACCGGGCTCCATCCCAGCCCGGTACCCCATGCGGATTTCGTCACCACCACCACCCACAAGACCCTCCGGGGACCCCGGGGCGGTCTCATTCTCTGCCGCGCCAAGTACGCCAAGGAAGTGGACTCATGCGTCTTTCCCGGGATCCAGGGCGGCCCGTTGATGCACGTCATTGCCGCCAAGGCCGTGTGCTTCCATGAGGCGCTCCAACCCGAATTCAAGACCTACCAGGCCCAGATCGTCCGGAACGCCGCCGCGCTGGCGGACGGCATGCTCCGCAACGGCTTCCGGCTCGTCTCCGGCGGCACTGACAATCACCTGATGCTGGTGGATGTGGGGTCCCGGGGGCTCTCCGGGAAGGACTGCCAGCTCGCCCTCGACGAGGCCGGCATCACCGTCAACAAGAACACCATCCCCAACGAGACCCGATCCCCGTTCCAAGCCAGCGGGATACGCCTCGGCACCCCGGCTGTCACCTCCCGCGGCATGAAGGAACCCGAGATGGCTGCCATCGCCGACATGATCAGCGAGGTCCTGATGGACATGAAGAACCCCGACACCCCGGCCCTCGTTCGCAGCCGGGTTCGAGAACTGACCAGCCGTTTCCCCCTGCCGGGTTAA
- a CDS encoding uracil-DNA glycosylase: MSSRSDVRPSFLDLLDATVGHLKRLQADGIQFIPVDRALLDALIGRPPPRSAGSPGRMARPVSSPVASVTPTPVARPTPAPAPGPVRTPLSVAPRPAPAPIARTPTLPVPEPVRLEAPVRPPAAVESRSSLPGADKAAAMEELRQRAVVCERCSHLARSRTQVVFGVGHLDAELMFVGEAPGAEEDLAGEPFVGPAGQVLTRIITAMGYSRDTVYIGNVLKCRPDLPPGTSTGNRAPRPDEMETCKPYLLRQIEIIRPRVLVALGATAVQGLLGLTSTLGSVRGRWQQFQGVPVMPTYHPAYLLRAERGPDRGFREKRKTWEDMLLVLERLGRPITERMRGFFLKPPGA; this comes from the coding sequence CGATTTGCTGGATGCGACCGTCGGTCACCTGAAGCGCCTTCAGGCCGACGGAATTCAGTTCATCCCAGTGGACCGGGCGCTACTCGATGCCCTGATCGGCCGCCCACCGCCGCGCTCGGCAGGCTCTCCCGGCCGGATGGCCCGTCCTGTCTCAAGTCCGGTGGCGTCGGTGACGCCGACGCCGGTGGCCCGGCCCACGCCCGCGCCCGCGCCTGGACCTGTCCGAACGCCCTTGTCGGTGGCACCGCGTCCGGCTCCAGCTCCGATCGCCCGGACGCCCACGCTGCCGGTGCCCGAGCCGGTCCGGCTGGAAGCCCCCGTCCGTCCTCCGGCTGCGGTGGAATCCCGGTCGTCGCTTCCTGGCGCGGACAAGGCCGCGGCCATGGAGGAACTGCGTCAACGGGCTGTGGTATGCGAACGGTGTTCACACCTGGCGCGATCGCGAACGCAGGTCGTCTTCGGCGTGGGCCATCTGGATGCCGAGCTGATGTTTGTCGGAGAAGCGCCTGGGGCCGAGGAGGATCTGGCCGGGGAGCCGTTTGTCGGGCCGGCGGGGCAGGTGCTCACCCGGATCATCACGGCGATGGGGTATTCGCGGGACACGGTCTATATCGGGAACGTGCTGAAGTGCCGTCCGGATCTCCCGCCCGGCACCTCGACGGGCAACCGGGCGCCGCGGCCGGACGAGATGGAGACCTGCAAGCCCTACCTGCTGCGGCAGATTGAAATCATCCGGCCCAGGGTGCTGGTGGCGCTGGGGGCGACGGCGGTTCAGGGCCTGCTTGGGCTGACTTCGACGCTGGGATCGGTGCGTGGCCGGTGGCAGCAGTTCCAAGGGGTTCCGGTGATGCCGACCTATCATCCCGCCTACCTGTTGCGGGCGGAGCGGGGCCCGGACCGGGGATTCCGGGAGAAGCGCAAGACTTGGGAAGACATGCTGCTGGTCCTGGAACGGCTGGGGCGCCCTATCACCGAGCGCATGCGGGGATTTTTCCTGAAGCCGCCCGGCGCATGA
- the purD gene encoding phosphoribosylamine--glycine ligase, whose amino-acid sequence MKLLVIGSGGREHALVWKLAQSPHAKRIWCAPGNSAMTLERCAGTGLAPECVPVAAEDVEGLVQFALEQRPDLTVVGPDNPLALGVVDRFQQHRLRIWGPNRRAAQFESSKAFAQNFMAMHGIPTAAAAVFTDAHAAKRFAARLEGRCAIKADGLALGKGVVLAQDLAQAEEAIDDMMVRRVFGDAGEQVVIQEWLEGTEISLHALCDGHVARLFPTAQDHKRALDGDQGLNTGGMGTYSPAPFLTEDELLGAAQHILGPWQRGCAAEGIDFRGVIFPGVMLTPQGPKVLEFNARLGDPETQVYLTRLENDLVELLDASVSGCLKDVPLRWSSQASVCVVMAAEGYPRTPRKGDPIFGLESLASLPNVKAFHAGTTWRDHGWFTNGGRVLGITAWAPTLEEAQERAYAAVDLVQFEGAHYRRDIGAKALGHGPACE is encoded by the coding sequence ATGAAGCTCTTGGTCATCGGCTCCGGTGGTCGGGAGCACGCCCTGGTGTGGAAGCTGGCGCAGTCGCCCCACGCCAAACGGATCTGGTGTGCCCCTGGAAACTCGGCGATGACGCTCGAACGCTGTGCCGGAACCGGACTGGCCCCGGAGTGCGTCCCGGTCGCGGCGGAGGATGTGGAGGGACTGGTCCAGTTCGCGTTGGAACAGCGCCCCGATCTCACGGTGGTGGGACCCGACAATCCGCTGGCGCTCGGGGTGGTGGATCGGTTTCAGCAGCACCGGCTCCGGATCTGGGGTCCGAATCGCCGGGCGGCGCAGTTCGAATCCTCGAAGGCCTTCGCCCAGAACTTCATGGCGATGCACGGGATTCCCACGGCAGCGGCGGCGGTCTTCACCGACGCCCATGCGGCCAAGCGGTTTGCGGCCCGGCTGGAGGGGCGTTGTGCCATCAAGGCGGACGGTCTGGCCCTCGGCAAAGGGGTGGTGCTGGCGCAGGACCTGGCGCAGGCGGAGGAGGCCATCGACGACATGATGGTGCGACGGGTTTTTGGGGACGCGGGGGAACAGGTGGTGATCCAGGAATGGCTGGAGGGCACGGAGATTTCCCTGCACGCCTTGTGCGACGGGCATGTGGCGCGGCTCTTTCCGACCGCCCAGGACCACAAGCGGGCCCTGGACGGCGACCAGGGACTCAACACCGGCGGGATGGGGACCTATTCCCCCGCGCCGTTCCTGACGGAGGACGAATTGCTCGGCGCGGCCCAGCATATTCTGGGGCCCTGGCAGCGCGGCTGCGCGGCGGAAGGCATCGATTTCCGGGGAGTGATCTTTCCCGGGGTCATGCTGACCCCACAAGGGCCCAAGGTCCTTGAGTTCAACGCCCGGCTCGGAGATCCCGAGACGCAGGTGTACCTCACCCGGCTCGAGAACGACCTGGTCGAGCTGCTGGACGCCTCGGTGAGCGGTTGCCTCAAGGACGTGCCCCTTCGCTGGTCCTCCCAGGCTTCGGTCTGCGTGGTGATGGCAGCGGAGGGTTATCCCCGGACCCCCCGGAAGGGCGACCCGATCTTCGGGCTGGAAAGCCTCGCCTCCCTCCCCAACGTCAAGGCGTTCCATGCCGGGACCACCTGGCGCGATCACGGCTGGTTCACCAATGGCGGGCGGGTCCTTGGGATCACCGCCTGGGCCCCGACGCTCGAGGAGGCTCAGGAAAGGGCCTATGCCGCGGTGGATCTGGTCCAGTTTGAAGGCGCCCATTACCGCCGCGACATCGGTGCCAAGGCCCTCGGTCACGGACCTGCCTGCGAATGA